A stretch of DNA from Spirosoma endbachense:
ACGGATTGAGGATGGCATGGTCAGTACGAGGTAGGTTGGGGCTCTTAGCCAAATATACTATACGTTTAGACTTGATGGTCAATAATTTGTCATTCAACTGGAATGATAATGTACAGAAAATAGCCCTTGCCGATACAGCGCGATAAATAACCGATGTGGATAGCTGTTTCAACCAGTTTTCTGCGACGATCGGCCACATCGGAGGGAAATCGACTTGCCTGATAATAATGCCATTGAATCAGACCCGTTAAACTTTTATGCTACTTATAAAGTCAATAGAATAAAGCTACTTACTGTTGATTTTGTAGGTGGCCAACTAAAACGACTCCGTTATGAACTATATAGCAAGGTTATTTCTACTTACGGTTTGGCTTCCAGTCTCGACGTTTGCCCAGCAACCTGGGCTGGCCCAAGCCGCTATGGATGCACTCAATTCTGCCATGCTGAGTGATGCTCAGGTTGCTGAGCTTTCCCGGCAGGCTGTTGTGGAAATGGATGCGAAAAACCCGGTGGCTGCTCCGAATGATCCGTATACGCAGCGGCTTAATAGGATTGTTACCCGCCACCATACGGTTAGCGGACTACCCATCAATTATAAAGTATATAAAGTGCCCGATGTAAATGCCTTTGCAACCGCCGATGGGAGCGTTCGGGTCTTTAAGGGCTTGATGGATATCATGACCGATAACGAACTGCTGGCCATTATGGGACACGAAATAGGGCACGTCATAAACCATGATACTCGCGATGCCATGAAAAGCGCGCTCCGTCGTTCGGCAGTTCGCAATGTGGCTGCTTCGCAATCGGGTTTGATTGGAAAGCTGTCCCGCTCCCAGTTGGGCGGGTTGGCCGACTATATGTTGGGGGCGAAGTTTAGCCGCCAGCAGGAGAGCGAAGCTGATGATTATAGTTATGACTTTCTGAAACGGTATGGTTACAATGTGATGGCACTCGCTACTTCGTTTGAGAAACTGGCCAAACAGGGCGGTGGCGGAGGAAGCGGTGTTACCCAGATTTTGTCTACGCACCCCGATAGTAAAGCCAGGGCTCAGCGCGTACGTGACCGCGCCCGTCGCGATGGACTGGCTCGTTAGTTTAGTAAATTAACTGTCTGATCATCAGTGCTCGGCCAATTTAAACCTATAAGGTTTTTGAAACCTTATAGGTTTGTAATCAACCTTAACTAGTACGTATAAACTAGAAATTGGAAGAGTACTAGACGCTTATATTAGTATCTGTTGCATTTACAGTTGCACCCTTTATCGATTAAACAGACGTATTGCTGGGGTAGAATACGTTTATAGAAAAACAGAAGATCGTCGGTTCGTTTCTATGAGAAAAATTGCGTTTGTTGTCCAGCGTTATGGCGTAGAAGTTAATGGTGGAGCAGAGTACTATTGCCGCCTATTGGCGGAAAAACTGGCCGATACCTACAACGTAGATGTGCTAACCAGTTGCGCATTGGAATACGTCACCTGGGCCAACTGGTACCCGGCCGAAACAACGTCGATAAATGGTGTACAGGTGCACCGCTTCCCCACTCAGTACGAACGGCAGGTGAAGGAATCCTCCCGAGTTGAGCATAAGCTCAAGAAATGGTCTCGACCGGAGGAATGGCAAGGATTGGGTTTTCTGAAAATGTGGGCTCGTGCGCTGGTTGGCAAGACCGTACGACGTTATGGCCGGTTGTGGGCCAGGTATCAGGGGCCATACACGCCTGAGCTGATCACCTATCTAAAGCACAACCATCAGCAGTATGACGCGCTGATTTTCATTACGTACCTCTATTATCCAACAACCGCCGGGCTGAACGTTGCTCCGCATAAGTCTATTTTTATCCCGACGGCACATGACGAATTGCCAATTTACCTGCCCCTGTTCGACCCGGTATTTCAAAAACCACGCGCTATTTTATTCCTCACACCGGCCGAACAAAGCTTCGTTCATCAGAAGTTTAAGAACGATGCGATCTATAATGATGTCATTGGGGTAGGAATCGAACCCGCCAGTGCCGGATCGGGAGAAGCCATGACTACTATACTGGACAGCCATACCACATATGTGCTCTACATTGGTCGGATTGATGTGGCTAAAGGATGTGACATGTTGTTCGATCTGTTCTTCCGCTACAAGGAAGCGAATCCTTCGACCTTAAAGTTGGTGCTGGTTGGGCAGGCATTTATGCCCGTACCCGAACATCCTGACCTTTTGTCGGCAGGTTTTGTGGACGAACCCACGAAAGCGGCTTTATTGGCGGGCGCAAAAGCGCTGATCATGCCATCGCCTTACGAAAGTCTGTCAATGGTGACTCTGGAAAGCTTCGCTGCCGGAATTCCCGTTATTGCCAATGCCGACTGTGCCGTTCTTAGCGATCACATCGTTGGGAGCCAGGCTGGGATTTTATATCGTAACTATCCTGATTTTGAGGGGGCTATCAATCAGATACTAATGCAGGATGTGTCAGAAATGGCCAGCAATGCCCGTGCTTATATTCAACAATATTATACATGGCCAACCGTGCTGACAAAGTTTAATAAAGCTGTAGCGTATGTATCGGAGAAGAACTAAATGAGTTACTGAAGCACTTCGTGCATGGTGTTTAACCGACGATAAATACTATTTTTATTGCTCAGGAGGTCGTAGTGGTTGCCCCGTTCG
This window harbors:
- a CDS encoding M48 family metallopeptidase translates to MNYIARLFLLTVWLPVSTFAQQPGLAQAAMDALNSAMLSDAQVAELSRQAVVEMDAKNPVAAPNDPYTQRLNRIVTRHHTVSGLPINYKVYKVPDVNAFATADGSVRVFKGLMDIMTDNELLAIMGHEIGHVINHDTRDAMKSALRRSAVRNVAASQSGLIGKLSRSQLGGLADYMLGAKFSRQQESEADDYSYDFLKRYGYNVMALATSFEKLAKQGGGGGSGVTQILSTHPDSKARAQRVRDRARRDGLAR
- a CDS encoding glycosyltransferase family 4 protein, with translation MRKIAFVVQRYGVEVNGGAEYYCRLLAEKLADTYNVDVLTSCALEYVTWANWYPAETTSINGVQVHRFPTQYERQVKESSRVEHKLKKWSRPEEWQGLGFLKMWARALVGKTVRRYGRLWARYQGPYTPELITYLKHNHQQYDALIFITYLYYPTTAGLNVAPHKSIFIPTAHDELPIYLPLFDPVFQKPRAILFLTPAEQSFVHQKFKNDAIYNDVIGVGIEPASAGSGEAMTTILDSHTTYVLYIGRIDVAKGCDMLFDLFFRYKEANPSTLKLVLVGQAFMPVPEHPDLLSAGFVDEPTKAALLAGAKALIMPSPYESLSMVTLESFAAGIPVIANADCAVLSDHIVGSQAGILYRNYPDFEGAINQILMQDVSEMASNARAYIQQYYTWPTVLTKFNKAVAYVSEKN